One genomic segment of uncultured Tolumonas sp. includes these proteins:
- the rsmB gene encoding 16S rRNA (cytosine(967)-C(5))-methyltransferase RsmB, which yields MKVRATAAKVMFQVVEQGYSLSAALPAAQQLIPAKDRALLQEICYGTLRWLNRLEFIAEQLIERPLKGKHRSLHYLLLVGLYQLFYTRIPPHAALAETVNATKIMNGDSFRGMINGVLRNAQRQQAELLQAADKNETTRFSYPRWLLKKIKQSCQYGYVSVLQAGNAYPPMWLRVNLSRQSREDYQQQLAALGINSTPHASCASALLLEKACDVNELPGFAEGACSVQDAAAQHAAWLLEPQANELILDACAAPGGKTAHILEHQPALKQLIAVDFDETRLQRVAENLQRIKLNATLIHGDASQPEQWWQGPQFDRILLDAPCSATGVIRRHPDIKWLRRAEDIAELARLQSSILDAMWLQLKPGGTLLYATCSILSDENSTQIKAFLERTTDAIHVPLNEQDTALQPGWQIYPGEQHMDGFFYAKLTKQVTA from the coding sequence ATGAAAGTTCGGGCAACCGCAGCCAAGGTTATGTTTCAGGTCGTAGAACAGGGATATTCTCTGTCTGCCGCGTTGCCTGCAGCTCAACAGCTGATTCCAGCTAAAGATCGCGCGTTATTACAGGAAATTTGTTACGGCACCTTACGTTGGCTAAACCGTTTAGAGTTTATCGCGGAACAATTGATCGAACGCCCGCTGAAAGGAAAACACCGCTCTCTGCACTATTTATTGCTAGTTGGTCTATATCAGCTGTTTTATACCCGTATTCCACCGCATGCGGCCTTAGCTGAAACGGTGAATGCCACCAAGATCATGAATGGCGATAGCTTTCGCGGCATGATCAATGGTGTATTGCGTAATGCGCAACGCCAACAGGCAGAATTACTGCAAGCAGCAGATAAAAACGAAACCACCCGTTTTAGTTATCCTCGTTGGTTACTGAAAAAGATCAAACAATCTTGTCAGTATGGTTATGTTTCTGTGTTACAGGCGGGTAATGCATATCCGCCCATGTGGCTGCGCGTGAATTTAAGTCGGCAATCACGGGAAGATTATCAACAGCAATTGGCCGCATTAGGCATTAACAGCACTCCTCACGCTAGTTGTGCCTCGGCACTGTTACTAGAAAAAGCCTGTGATGTGAATGAACTACCTGGCTTTGCGGAAGGCGCTTGTTCTGTGCAAGATGCAGCGGCACAACATGCCGCCTGGTTATTAGAGCCACAAGCCAATGAGTTGATTTTAGATGCCTGCGCCGCACCCGGTGGCAAAACAGCACATATTCTGGAGCACCAGCCAGCACTAAAACAACTGATTGCGGTCGATTTTGATGAAACTCGATTGCAGCGGGTGGCAGAAAACCTGCAACGCATCAAACTGAACGCAACGCTCATTCACGGTGATGCCAGTCAGCCAGAACAATGGTGGCAAGGCCCGCAATTTGATCGCATTTTATTAGATGCACCTTGTTCTGCAACTGGCGTGATCCGACGTCATCCAGATATTAAATGGTTACGTCGAGCGGAAGATATTGCTGAATTAGCACGCTTACAAAGCAGTATCCTTGATGCAATGTGGCTACAATTAAAACCCGGTGGTACGTTGCTGTATGCCACTTGCTCCATTTTATCTGACGAAAACAGTACTCAAATTAAAGCTTTCTTAGAAAGAACCACCGATGCTATTCACGTTCCATTAAATGAACAAGACACTGCACTACAACCTGGTTGGCAAATTTACCCTGGAGAGCAGCATATGGATGGCTTTTTCTATGCCAAATTGACTAAACAGGTGACAGCATGA
- the trkA gene encoding Trk system potassium transporter TrkA has protein sequence MKIIIVGAGQVGGTLAENLVGENNEITLVDTDAERLRELQDKYDLRVVCGPGSYPGVLREAGADDADMLVAVTSSDECNMVACQIAYSLFNVPNKVARIRSHAYLSAREKLFKGEVFHIDHLISPEQLVIEYMRRLIEYPGALQVADFAGGRLGLVAVKAYYGGPLVGNALATLKEHMPNIDTRVAAIFRQGRSIRPQGTTIIEADDEVFFVAASGHIRAVMSELQRLESPYRRIMIVGGGNVGAGLARQLEGRYSVKLIERNAERAEALSEMLEETIVFCGDSADQELLQEEHIEQIDVFIAVTNDDEANIMSAMLAKKLGARKAIVLIQRSAYVDLVQGGTIDIAVSPQQATISALLTHVRRADIANVYSLRRGVAEAIEAIAHGDEHTSKVVGRSIGELKLPPGATIGAVVRGDDVLIAHDTTVIQQDDHVVMFLVDKKHIPEVERLFQPSPFFL, from the coding sequence ATGAAGATCATCATTGTCGGCGCAGGCCAAGTTGGCGGTACGCTGGCGGAAAATCTGGTCGGTGAAAATAACGAAATCACACTGGTTGATACCGATGCCGAGCGCTTGCGTGAACTCCAGGACAAATATGACCTGCGTGTCGTTTGCGGCCCAGGGTCATATCCTGGCGTGTTACGCGAAGCAGGCGCCGATGATGCCGATATGCTGGTTGCTGTCACCAGCAGTGACGAATGCAACATGGTCGCTTGTCAAATTGCCTATTCGCTGTTTAACGTGCCGAACAAAGTGGCTCGTATTCGTTCCCATGCTTACTTATCTGCACGGGAAAAATTATTCAAAGGTGAAGTGTTCCATATTGATCATCTGATTTCCCCAGAACAACTAGTTATCGAATATATGCGCCGGTTGATTGAATATCCGGGTGCATTACAGGTGGCTGACTTTGCCGGCGGTCGTCTGGGGTTGGTTGCGGTTAAAGCTTATTACGGCGGTCCGCTGGTTGGTAATGCACTGGCCACGCTGAAAGAACACATGCCAAACATTGATACCCGTGTGGCGGCTATTTTCCGCCAAGGGCGCTCGATTCGTCCGCAGGGTACCACCATTATCGAAGCGGATGATGAAGTCTTCTTTGTTGCCGCCTCCGGTCACATTCGTGCCGTGATGTCAGAACTTCAGCGTTTGGAAAGCCCCTACCGCCGGATCATGATTGTCGGCGGTGGTAATGTCGGCGCAGGGTTAGCCCGTCAGTTGGAAGGACGTTACAGCGTAAAACTGATCGAACGCAATGCAGAACGGGCTGAAGCGTTATCGGAAATGCTGGAAGAAACAATTGTCTTCTGTGGCGATTCTGCCGATCAAGAGTTACTGCAGGAAGAACATATCGAACAGATCGATGTCTTTATTGCCGTCACGAACGATGATGAAGCCAACATCATGTCTGCGATGCTGGCGAAAAAACTCGGTGCACGTAAAGCTATCGTGCTGATCCAGCGCAGTGCGTATGTTGATCTGGTGCAAGGCGGTACGATTGATATTGCAGTTTCGCCACAACAAGCGACCATTTCTGCCCTGCTGACTCATGTTCGTCGCGCGGATATTGCCAACGTTTATTCATTACGCCGTGGGGTCGCCGAAGCCATCGAAGCCATTGCACATGGCGATGAACATACCTCTAAAGTAGTCGGACGTTCGATTGGTGAATTGAAACTGCCGCCAGGTGCAACCATTGGTGCGGTAGTGCGTGGCGATGACGTATTAATTGCCCACGACACTACGGTGATCCAGCAAGATGACCACGTGGTAATGTTTTTAGTTGATAAAAAACATATCCCTGAGGTTGAACGTCTATTCCAACCAAGCCCGTTCTTCTTGTAG
- a CDS encoding TrkH family potassium uptake protein, protein MINFKPISFVIGLTLSKLALFMWLPLVVAFSSGTAGTAEFLASAVLTHVAALVFTRTGYQQAFRLSVRDMFVLTTLVWLIACAFAALPFLFLSKLSFTDAYFEAMSGITTTGSTVLRGLDHLPPAILLWRSLLQWLGGIGFIILAVAVLPYLNIGGMKLFQMESSDRAEKDSPRISAVARNILGAYIGLTILCCISYWLSNMSLFDAINHAMTTLSSGGFSTHDASMGAFSVKAQWMACLFMFLSGLPFMLYVQSIRRREGLLFRDAQVRGFFWLVVIISLLMTGWLWYRNVFDLEDSLRIAFFNVLSILTTTGFGLTDFSTWSSMTTILFVFLMLLGACSGSTSGGLKIFRIQIAAALFQKQARQLMHPAGVFPQKYNGRPVNDAIVRSIVAFVLSYLAVIICSATLLGLMDIPPIDAISGAMTAVSNVGLGMGQVIDTSGNYAAIPDPAKWVLAADMLLGRLEILTIVVLLFPSFWKD, encoded by the coding sequence ATGATTAATTTTAAACCTATCAGTTTTGTCATTGGCTTGACGTTGTCAAAACTGGCGCTGTTCATGTGGCTACCATTGGTGGTCGCTTTTTCCAGTGGCACTGCCGGCACTGCTGAATTTTTAGCCTCAGCGGTATTAACGCATGTTGCGGCATTAGTTTTTACCCGCACCGGCTACCAGCAAGCTTTCCGACTGAGTGTCAGAGATATGTTTGTGCTGACGACACTGGTATGGCTGATTGCCTGTGCCTTTGCAGCCCTGCCCTTCTTGTTCCTCAGTAAACTCAGCTTTACCGATGCCTATTTTGAAGCCATGTCGGGAATTACCACGACCGGCTCTACAGTATTGCGCGGTTTAGACCATCTCCCACCAGCCATTCTGCTCTGGCGTTCCTTGCTGCAGTGGTTAGGGGGGATTGGATTTATTATCTTAGCGGTCGCGGTACTGCCGTATCTGAATATCGGTGGGATGAAACTATTCCAAATGGAATCATCAGATCGTGCCGAAAAAGATTCCCCACGGATATCCGCTGTCGCGCGGAATATTCTGGGTGCCTATATAGGCCTGACGATCCTGTGTTGCATCAGCTACTGGCTCAGTAATATGAGTCTGTTTGATGCCATCAACCACGCCATGACCACCCTCAGTAGTGGCGGCTTTTCCACGCATGATGCCTCTATGGGCGCGTTTTCGGTTAAAGCACAATGGATGGCCTGCCTGTTTATGTTCTTAAGCGGTTTGCCGTTTATGCTGTACGTGCAAAGTATTCGGCGACGTGAAGGGTTACTTTTCCGCGATGCACAAGTCCGTGGCTTCTTTTGGTTGGTTGTTATCATCAGCTTGCTGATGACTGGATGGCTTTGGTACCGCAATGTATTTGATTTGGAAGATTCGTTACGAATTGCGTTCTTTAATGTGCTCTCCATTCTCACTACCACTGGCTTTGGACTCACCGATTTCAGTACCTGGAGTAGCATGACAACGATCCTGTTTGTCTTCCTCATGCTATTAGGTGCCTGTTCTGGCTCAACATCCGGTGGTTTGAAAATATTCCGCATTCAAATTGCGGCGGCACTATTCCAGAAACAGGCTCGCCAGCTGATGCACCCAGCCGGTGTATTTCCGCAGAAATACAATGGTCGTCCAGTTAATGATGCAATTGTCCGTTCCATCGTTGCGTTTGTTTTGAGTTATCTGGCCGTCATTATCTGCAGTGCCACGCTATTAGGATTAATGGATATTCCACCAATCGATGCAATTTCCGGAGCGATGACGGCGGTGAGTAATGTTGGTTTAGGGATGGGACAAGTAATCGACACATCTGGCAATTATGCTGCCATTCCTGATCCCGCCAAATGGGTACTGGCTGCAGATATGCTGTTGGGGCGGTTAGAAATACTAACGATCGTCGTGTTGTTATTCCCTTCCTTCTGGAAAGACTAA
- a CDS encoding Rrf2 family transcriptional regulator, whose protein sequence is MQLTLFTDYALRTLVFLALQPEKQLSTITEVADRFTISRNHVVKIVHQLGMKGYIETIRGKHGGIRLARPCLEINLRDVIADMENVTCLLDCQREGCRLAPGCRFQAIMRKAMRAFLGVLAEYTLDDLVRDKERMCGLLALDIPVTTVSEA, encoded by the coding sequence ATGCAGCTGACTCTATTTACGGATTATGCGTTACGTACGCTGGTTTTTTTGGCATTACAGCCAGAAAAACAATTATCCACAATTACGGAAGTAGCTGATCGATTTACTATTTCTCGTAATCATGTGGTTAAAATTGTGCATCAGCTGGGCATGAAAGGCTATATTGAAACCATTCGTGGTAAACATGGTGGTATCCGTCTTGCCCGCCCATGTCTGGAGATCAATCTGCGTGATGTGATCGCGGATATGGAAAATGTCACCTGTCTGCTGGATTGTCAGCGCGAAGGATGTCGCCTCGCACCGGGTTGTCGTTTCCAGGCTATTATGCGGAAAGCGATGCGTGCGTTTCTGGGCGTACTGGCAGAATATACGCTGGATGATCTGGTCCGAGATAAAGAGCGTATGTGTGGTTTGTTAGCGCTGGATATTCCGGTTACCACCGTCAGCGAAGCGTAA
- the trmL gene encoding tRNA (uridine(34)/cytosine(34)/5-carboxymethylaminomethyluridine(34)-2'-O)-methyltransferase TrmL, which yields MLHIALYEPEIPPNTGNIIRLCANTGYFLHLIEPMGFAWDDKRLRRAGLDYHEFADIKRHANFDDFLSSVGNARIFACTTKGKAYPSEAGFVAGDVLLFGPETRGLPMSIIESLPEAQRLRIPMLPQSRSMNLSNAVSVFVYESWRQLGFYGAI from the coding sequence ATGTTGCACATTGCGCTGTATGAACCTGAGATCCCACCCAACACTGGTAATATTATTCGCCTATGCGCTAATACCGGCTATTTCTTGCATCTGATAGAACCCATGGGGTTCGCTTGGGATGACAAACGGTTACGCCGTGCAGGGCTGGATTATCACGAATTTGCCGACATCAAGCGGCACGCTAATTTTGACGATTTTTTGAGTTCAGTGGGTAATGCCCGAATTTTTGCCTGCACCACCAAAGGCAAGGCATATCCGTCAGAAGCCGGTTTTGTCGCAGGAGATGTTTTACTGTTTGGCCCGGAAACGAGAGGCTTACCAATGTCGATCATTGAAAGTCTACCGGAAGCTCAACGCTTACGGATACCGATGTTACCGCAAAGTCGCAGTATGAATCTTTCCAACGCGGTATCAGTATTTGTGTATGAAAGCTGGCGCCAGTTGGGTTTCTACGGCGCTATTTAA
- the lexA gene encoding transcriptional repressor LexA produces MKQLTPRQAEVLALIRSAVQQTGMPPTRAEIASELGFKSANAAEEHLKALARKGVIHMMPGTSRGIQLLNEEPEEDLGLPLIGRVAAGEPILAEQHIETHYKIDGALFHPHADFLLRVQGMSMKDIGILDGDLLAVHKTTQANNGQVVVARVGDDEVTVKRFERKGHVVRLLPENEELQPIVVDLTQEALSIEGLAVGVIRNGSWM; encoded by the coding sequence ATGAAGCAGTTAACTCCTCGTCAAGCCGAAGTATTGGCGCTTATTCGCTCTGCGGTTCAACAAACTGGTATGCCGCCGACACGTGCTGAAATTGCTTCCGAGCTTGGTTTTAAGTCCGCGAATGCGGCGGAAGAACACCTGAAAGCATTAGCTCGTAAAGGTGTCATTCACATGATGCCGGGAACGTCGCGCGGTATTCAGCTGTTAAATGAAGAGCCGGAAGAAGATCTGGGCTTGCCACTGATTGGTCGTGTGGCTGCCGGAGAGCCTATTCTGGCGGAACAACATATTGAAACCCACTATAAGATAGATGGCGCATTGTTTCATCCGCATGCCGATTTCTTACTGCGCGTGCAGGGCATGAGTATGAAAGATATCGGCATTTTGGATGGCGACCTACTGGCGGTGCATAAAACAACACAAGCCAATAACGGGCAAGTGGTTGTCGCGCGGGTAGGCGATGATGAAGTAACGGTGAAACGTTTTGAACGCAAAGGGCATGTTGTGCGGTTATTGCCGGAAAACGAAGAGTTACAGCCGATCGTCGTCGATCTGACTCAAGAAGCACTCAGTATCGAAGGCTTGGCCGTTGGTGTGATCCGTAACGGCAGTTGGATGTGA
- the ubiA gene encoding 4-hydroxybenzoate octaprenyltransferase, with protein MVFVLPAQWQPYWQLARLDKPIGTLLLLWPTLWALWLAADGVPPFSVLLIFIAGVFVMRSAGCVINDYADRNVDGYVKRTALRPLPAGRLSTTQALLFFFLLVVIAFVLVWQLNQFTIYLSVGGLLLASIYPFMKRVTSLPQLVLGMAFSWSIPMAYGAVAGQLSLTTWLLFLANLVWTIAYDTMYAMVDRDDDLKIGVKSTAILFGRYDRHYIALLQCLTLGLLCLIGWLEQLAPSYYLLLLLTSGFFIYQQWLIRHRQREACFRAFLNNNWVGMFVFIGIILAS; from the coding sequence ATGGTTTTTGTTTTACCCGCACAATGGCAACCGTATTGGCAATTAGCTCGGTTAGATAAACCGATTGGTACCTTGTTATTGTTGTGGCCGACCTTATGGGCTTTATGGTTAGCTGCTGATGGCGTCCCACCATTTTCTGTATTACTCATTTTTATTGCCGGAGTGTTTGTGATGCGTTCGGCGGGGTGTGTGATCAACGATTATGCCGATCGCAACGTTGATGGTTATGTAAAACGCACCGCACTACGTCCATTACCTGCCGGGCGTCTTTCGACTACGCAAGCATTACTGTTCTTTTTTCTGCTCGTCGTCATTGCATTTGTTTTGGTGTGGCAACTGAATCAATTCACGATTTATCTCTCTGTCGGTGGGTTGCTGCTGGCGTCCATTTATCCGTTTATGAAGCGGGTAACGTCATTACCACAATTGGTGTTAGGGATGGCCTTTTCCTGGTCGATCCCAATGGCTTATGGCGCAGTAGCCGGACAGCTGAGTTTGACCACTTGGCTGTTGTTTTTGGCTAACTTAGTCTGGACTATTGCTTACGACACCATGTACGCCATGGTCGATCGCGACGATGATTTAAAGATTGGCGTGAAATCGACGGCGATTTTGTTTGGCCGTTATGACCGGCATTACATCGCATTATTGCAGTGCCTGACGCTGGGCTTGTTGTGTCTGATCGGTTGGTTGGAACAACTTGCACCGAGTTATTATCTGCTGTTGTTGCTGACAAGTGGATTCTTTATTTACCAACAATGGCTCATTCGCCATCGTCAGCGCGAAGCGTGTTTTCGCGCTTTCCTGAACAATAACTGGGTGGGGATGTTCGTTTTTATTGGAATTATACTCGCTTCCTGA
- a CDS encoding chorismate lyase, whose amino-acid sequence MFKANATSSSAIHRQCDPLPDVTHIQALTWSDAAAVMLPEEYRYWLQDSGSLTAKLQQYTASLSLQLLTSGWQTTSYVDSSQLMRQVLLSDGQQPWIWGLTVVNALQLANEPALSNWSTEPLGVLLFADDDIGLRHFEVADFSQSDAFLAILPTWGCSATQPLWGRRSRLQFRSCQISLTEVFLPEHPMYGV is encoded by the coding sequence TTGTTCAAGGCAAACGCAACTTCGTCAAGCGCGATCCACCGACAATGCGATCCGCTGCCTGATGTCACTCATATTCAGGCACTGACCTGGTCAGATGCGGCAGCAGTTATGTTGCCAGAAGAATACCGCTACTGGCTGCAAGACTCAGGATCGCTTACCGCGAAACTACAACAATATACCGCCTCTCTGTCATTGCAGCTACTCACCTCGGGTTGGCAAACAACAAGTTACGTTGATAGTTCACAGTTAATGCGACAAGTTTTGTTATCTGATGGACAACAACCCTGGATCTGGGGTTTAACAGTAGTTAATGCATTACAACTTGCCAATGAACCTGCGTTATCTAACTGGTCAACCGAGCCCTTGGGCGTCTTGCTGTTTGCTGATGATGACATTGGCTTGCGACATTTTGAGGTGGCGGATTTTAGTCAGAGCGACGCTTTCTTGGCGATATTACCGACTTGGGGTTGTTCGGCGACACAACCACTCTGGGGACGGCGTTCACGATTGCAGTTTCGCTCTTGTCAGATCTCGTTGACGGAAGTTTTTTTACCTGAACACCCGATGTATGGAGTGTAG
- a CDS encoding flagellar basal body-associated FliL family protein gives MKTILRLFWLCCLLPFLALASEGGGEGEGKEAVDPNKPVISYFSLDPEIITNYITANNEMGYIRIKIEVMVNTLGDLALVQKHEPLIRDTINDVLGKETVEHIRSLKGRDLIRQECQDKVNERLLKETGKPIVRELIFTNYLYQ, from the coding sequence ATGAAAACGATATTACGTTTGTTTTGGCTATGCTGCCTGCTTCCCTTTCTGGCACTGGCATCAGAAGGTGGTGGTGAAGGTGAAGGCAAAGAAGCGGTTGATCCTAACAAACCCGTTATTTCCTATTTCTCGCTTGATCCAGAAATCATTACTAATTACATCACGGCCAACAACGAGATGGGATATATCCGCATCAAGATTGAGGTCATGGTCAACACACTCGGTGATCTCGCATTGGTACAAAAACATGAACCTTTGATCCGCGACACCATTAACGATGTCTTAGGCAAAGAAACAGTTGAACATATTCGTTCACTCAAAGGCCGCGATCTTATCCGTCAGGAATGTCAGGATAAAGTGAATGAGCGTTTACTGAAAGAAACCGGTAAGCCCATTGTGCGCGAGTTAATCTTCACCAACTATCTCTATCAATAA